The genomic region AAGATTGTGGTGGTTACAGGGGGTTCGTCAGGTTTAGGCCGGGCAATTGCCTATGAAGCAGCTAGCAAAGGTGCCATTGTCGTCGTTTTAGCACGGCGTCAAGCGGCTCTGGAAGAGGTTCGTGACGAATGTCAACGGCTCTCAGGCCAAGCAGCTTATGCTTATCAATTAGATGTCAGTGCCCCAGAAGCGATTGAAGCGGTTGTTGCGCGATTAACAACAGAAGTGGGGATACCGGATGTTTTAGTGAATGCTGCTGGGTTTGGTCATTTTGAAGAAGCGCTAGCAACACCGATGCCTTTGGTGGAACAGATGTTTAGAGTGAACGTTTTAGGCTTGATGTATTTGACGCGGGCCATTGGATCACAGATGATCGAAAAACAACGTGGGCACATCATTAACATTGCCTCAATGGCCGGTAAGATGGCGACACCTAAATCAGCAATCTATTCAGCGACTAAGTTTGCCGTTGTAGGCTACTCAAACGGATTGCGGCTTGAATTGAAACCATTTGGTGTTCAAGTGACAACTGTTAATCCAGGACCGATTGATACCGCCTTTTTTGATATTGCTGATCAAACTGGTAACTATCTTAAATCGATTAACTGGATCGTGCTTGATCCAGATCAACTCGCACACAAAATTGTGGGGGCTATTGGGCATCCTAAGCGCGAAATTAACGCACCGTGGTTGATGTCACTAGGTGCTCAATTTTATCAATTGGCACCCCATATTGGTGACTACGTCGCTGGTAATTTGTTTAACAAGAAATAGGAGGTTGTATGATGAAAAAGCAAGGTCGTTTAATTACAATTTTAATTCTCGCACTAATCGTGGTGGTTTTTGCCGTTTTGAATGTTGATCCAGTTGCCATTAATTTTGGCTTTACAACGGTTGATTGGCCCTTGATCATTGTGATCGTTGTGTCGCTTTT from Latilactobacillus sakei subsp. sakei DSM 20017 = JCM 1157 harbors:
- a CDS encoding SDR family NAD(P)-dependent oxidoreductase is translated as MQNLAALQDLKQKIVVVTGGSSGLGRAIAYEAASKGAIVVVLARRQAALEEVRDECQRLSGQAAYAYQLDVSAPEAIEAVVARLTTEVGIPDVLVNAAGFGHFEEALATPMPLVEQMFRVNVLGLMYLTRAIGSQMIEKQRGHIINIASMAGKMATPKSAIYSATKFAVVGYSNGLRLELKPFGVQVTTVNPGPIDTAFFDIADQTGNYLKSINWIVLDPDQLAHKIVGAIGHPKREINAPWLMSLGAQFYQLAPHIGDYVAGNLFNKK